DNA from Chryseomicrobium sp. FSL W7-1435:
TCTTATATTTAGGCCTTACCAATGATGCAAATCCACTCTATATTCAACATGACTATGCCATGAAAACGCCGTTCGGGAAACCTATCGTCCCGACAATCATGTTAACGGGGATTGTCACATCAGCAGTATCCAAATACATGCCGGGCCCAGGCTCCCATGTCTTTCAACAGAACCTATCGTTTCCAAACCCAAGCTTTCATTACGACACGCTTGAATTTATTTTCGAAGTAACAGATGTAAAGACGGAAACCAACCAAGTTATTGTTGCTGTAGAAGCGAAGAATGAAGCAGGTGAATTGGTAGTTACAGGAGAGATGCATGTCAGTCCCCCTAAATTATCAAACCGTATGATGGAACAATCGATGGAGAATTTCTAGAACTCAGGTTTGAAAAGGGGTTTTCATATCACTGAGGAGGAACGACAATGGCTAAAATTCTTGTAGTGGAAGACGAACAATCTATACAAACATTACTCACATATAATCTAAAAGATGCGGGCTACGAGGTAATTAACGCGACTGATGGCCGCGAAGGGTTAGAAAAAGCGCAGAATGAACAGCCCGATCTCATATTATTGGATTGGATGCTCCCTCATATGGACGGCATGGATATTTGTAAAAATTTAAGACTGCAGAAGAACCAAGTGCCAATTATCATGCTTACAGCAAAAGATGCAGAGTTTGATAAAGTACTAGGGTTAGAATTAGGCGCAGATGATTATATGACTAAACCATTTAGTCCTCGTGAAGTGTTAGCGCGTGTCAAAGCACTTCTTAGAAGGTCGCAATTGAGCGACCAAGTGGATTTCAACGGGGAGAAAAAGTATCAGTTCGGGGATCTCGTCATTTATCCTGAACGTTTTGAAGTCGTCAAAAACGGAGAAAGTTTGGAGTTTACCCCAAAAGAATTTGAGCTACTTGTCTATTTAGTGGAAAATAAAAATCGTGTACTGACACGTGATCAGTTGTTGAGTTCTGTGTGGAATTATGACTTTGCGGGGGACACACGCATTGTGGATGTCCATGTCAGTCATGTTCGCGAGAAGATTGAAGAGAATAGTCGTAAGCCGTTTTATATTAAAACCATTCGTGGCCTTGGATACAAATTTGAGGAGCCGAAAAAAGGATGAAAACATTCTATAGTCGACTTTTGTTCGTTTTTGCTGTCCTTCATGCTGTGATGCTTGCTTCTTTAGGCATCGTGCTTGGACAGCTTTTTCCTATTGTGTTTGAGCAACGCATGAATGTGGACCGTGAAGATCTTTATTTATTTTATATCGTCTTATTCATTGTGCTGGGCATCTTCTTTTTAGTGTCCCTTTGGGTCGCCAGTATTGTACTTGCTCGGTATATCAAGCCTATTGATGACATCTCCCATACCGCGATTCAATTAGCGGATGGAGATTACACTGCACGAGTATTTGAAGATGAATTGACGGGAATCACACCGCTAACACACTCCTTGAATGTTTTAGCGCGGAATCTACAAGAAATGTCGCAGCAACGAGAGAGTGAGCAAGAGCGACTCAAAACACTTATTGAGACAATGGGCTCTGGTCTGATTGTGTTAGGACGTTCGGGAAATATCAGTATCATGAATAAAACGTTTGGTGGATTGTTCGGCTTGCACTTTGATAAAGTGCGATCTCGGAACTACCAAGATATAGGACTGCCTGAAGAATTGCAGGCGTTTGCCTATCAATTGCTGATGACTGAGACGCCAACACGGCAACAACTCCAGCTTCAAACAGCGAAAGGGTTGCGCTATACAGAATGCTACGGTGCGCCTGTAATTGGTGAATATGGCAAGTGGCTAGGAATGGTCATAGTCATTCATGATATAACAGAGTTAAAACGATTAGAGAAAGTACGACAAGACTTTGTGGCCAACGTATCGCATGAGCTGAAAACTCCCGTGACCTCAATCAAAGGATTCACAGAGACCTTGCTTTACGGGGCCTATCAAAAAGAAGAGACCTTGCTAGAATTCCTAGAAATCATTAAACTAGAGAGCGACCGTCTTCAGCTTTTAATAGATGATCTACTGGACCTTTCAAAAATGGAGCAACAAGCTTTTGTCTTATCCAAAGCTCCAGTGTCTATCGATATGCTATTCCAGCGTGCTTTACAAATCACTAGTCAAGCGTCAGCAGCTAAAGACATTCATCCTGTGATTGAGGAAGGGCAGCATCTGCTAGTAAAAGGCGATGAAAATCGCTTACTTCAAGTCGTCGTCAATCTCGTAAGCAATGCCATTACGTACTCAAGCTCTCATACAGCCATCGCCCTATCAAGTTACAGAGAAGGGCAGTTTGGAGTCCTAGTCATTCGTGATGAAGGAATAGGTATAAGTTCAGATGAGCTTTCCCGAATTTTTGAACGTTTTTACCGCGTCGATAAAGCACGTTCTCGCAACAGTGGGGGAACAGGGCTTGGGTTAGCCATAGTAAAGCACTTGGTGGAAGCCCATCAAGGAAAAATTGAAGTGGAAAGTGAAGTGGGCAAAGGAACAACTTTTCGTGTGTTCATCCCGATTGCCACTATCTAGTTTGGAGGAACAGCATGCAACAGAAATTTTTACCGGTGATTATCGGTACCGATATGAATGCCTATAATATGGCGATCTCTTTTCATGAAGAATACGGCGTACATTCCGTTCTTGTAGGAAAAGAGGAAATGTCCTTTACAAGTCTCAGCTCTATTCCATTAGCGATTGAATACGATAAAAATCTTTGGAATAAAGAAGCCTTCGTATCCATCTTAGAAAAAGTAGCTATAAAATATGAGCAACAAGATGTGAAACTTCTACTCATTGGTACCAATGATTTTTATGTTCGGTTAATCATTGAACACCAAGAGGAGTTGCGCCAGTGGTATGTATTCAATTACATGTCAGAGGAATTGATGAACAACCTATTGGTCAAAAAGAACTTTTATCGACTTTGCGATGAACATGGTTTAGATACACCAGAAACCTATTTTTACAGCTGCAAGGAACAAGGAATCTTTGATAAAGAAGTTCAGTTCCCGCTAATCATCAAACCTAGTAACGGAGTCGAGTATTATAAGAACAAGTTCCCTGGTCAACAAAAGGTCTATCGAGTCGAATCTAAACAGGAATTGCAGAAGGTTCTTGATCAAGTCAATGCCTCAGGCTATCAAGAAGATATGATTCTTCAAGACTTTATTCCAGGTGATGACACCTTTATGTGGGATTCTGTCTTTTATATGAATTCTAAAGGCAAAGCAGAATTAGGCACACTCGCACAGGTCGTCTTACAAGAACATACGGTTACTGCGATAGGGAACTATACTGCACTTGTAACGCGCTATGATGAAGAATTACTAAAAAAACTACAACACTTTTTAGAAGCGGTTGGCTATCAAGGTTTTGCTAACTTCGATTTGAAATATGATGCGCGTGATGGGAAATACAAAGTGTTTGAGGTCAATATTCGTCAAGGTCGTTCAAGCTATTACACAACCGCCTGCGGACACAATATGGCAAAGTACTTTGTAGACGATGTGATTTTAGGGCAAGAAAAGAATCTGACATATTTGAATACGGAGTATTTGTTTACTGTCGTTCCTAAAATCGTTCTGAAGCAATTTGTGGACAATCATGCCATCAATGAAGAATGCCGAAAATTGATTCGTCAGGGCAAGTGGGGCAACCCGATGTTCTACAAAGGCGACACGAATGTAAAACGAAAATTCTATTTAATTGCCCGCCAGTTTAATTATTACCGTAAATATAAAAATAATCAGTGGGAATCTTAACAAGCGCTTCACACCAGCTTTACATAAAACGCTTAGTATAAAGGTAACCCCTTTTCCAAACTGGAAAAAGAGAGCCGAGTCAGCAAATTCGCTGGCTCGGTTTTCTTTTTGTGAAACTTTTTATTAAGTCCTCCGTATAAACAAGAGACAAACGAAAGGAGTCTACATAATGACCACAAAACGCTTACTTACGATTATCGGTGTCTCGATTGCAGGACTACTTGTTCTTATTGCAGTTGCCACATCATGGTATACAGTCGATGAATCGGAACAAGCCATTGTCATCACATTTGGTGACGCAGGAGACCCGATCACAGAACCAGGATTAAAATTTAAAATGCCTTGGCCCATTCAAAAGGTAGAAAAACTATCGAAAGAGACATTCAGTCTTCAATTTGGCTACCAACAATCGGCCGATGGTGAGATTGTCTCCTATGATGACGAAACAAAAATGATCACGGGAGATGACAACATTGTACTAGCAGACTTAGTAGTTCAATGGCGAATTACAAGCCCTCGTGACTATTTGTTCAACTCAGAAGACCCACGTGAGTTACTTCACTCTGCTACATCGGCTTCCATACGCTCTGTCATTGGTAGCTCTAGAATTGACGATGCGTTAACTTCCGGAAAAGCGGAGATTGAAGCAGCAACCCGAGACTTACTTGCTGACCTTGTGACAAAGTACGATATTGGAATCACTGTATTATCTGTCAATCTTCAAGATGTAGAACTTCCAAATGAAGAGGTTCGTCAAGCATTCACAGCCGTTCGTGATGCAGAAGAACAGAAAAATATTAAAGTGAACCAAGCCGGTCGATACGAGAACCAACGCTTTGGAGAAGCGAATGGTGAAAAAGATGCCATCATCTCGAATGCTACAGGTGAAAAAATTGCCCGTATTGAACAAGCACGTGGAGACGTCGCTCTTTTTAATGAATTGTATGCCGAATACGCACAAAATGAACAAATCACACGTGATCGTTTAGTGTTAGAGACATTAGAAGCCGTCTTGCCTAATGCACAGCTTTACATCATGAATGACGACAGTGGGACGATGACCTACTTACCACTTGCTGGACCTCGTGCAAGCGCTCCAGTCGTTTCAGAAGGGACTGACAACGAATGACCGAAAAAGATACGAAATTCGTCTCACTCGAAGAACGATTTGCTTTAAATAAAAAGAAGAAAACAGCTAAGCCTGCTTCAGATTTTAAAGTTGATTGGAAGAAGCACGGCAAATTGGTCGGTGGGTTTCTGTTCATCTTTATACTACTTGTCATCTTGCTCAC
Protein-coding regions in this window:
- a CDS encoding MaoC/PaaZ C-terminal domain-containing protein, which encodes MLLGKKRKLGRKIEDMSVGEKLVITEKIEDKDLLLYLGLTNDANPLYIQHDYAMKTPFGKPIVPTIMLTGIVTSAVSKYMPGPGSHVFQQNLSFPNPSFHYDTLEFIFEVTDVKTETNQVIVAVEAKNEAGELVVTGEMHVSPPKLSNRMMEQSMENF
- a CDS encoding response regulator transcription factor produces the protein MAKILVVEDEQSIQTLLTYNLKDAGYEVINATDGREGLEKAQNEQPDLILLDWMLPHMDGMDICKNLRLQKNQVPIIMLTAKDAEFDKVLGLELGADDYMTKPFSPREVLARVKALLRRSQLSDQVDFNGEKKYQFGDLVIYPERFEVVKNGESLEFTPKEFELLVYLVENKNRVLTRDQLLSSVWNYDFAGDTRIVDVHVSHVREKIEENSRKPFYIKTIRGLGYKFEEPKKG
- a CDS encoding ATP-binding protein — encoded protein: MKTFYSRLLFVFAVLHAVMLASLGIVLGQLFPIVFEQRMNVDREDLYLFYIVLFIVLGIFFLVSLWVASIVLARYIKPIDDISHTAIQLADGDYTARVFEDELTGITPLTHSLNVLARNLQEMSQQRESEQERLKTLIETMGSGLIVLGRSGNISIMNKTFGGLFGLHFDKVRSRNYQDIGLPEELQAFAYQLLMTETPTRQQLQLQTAKGLRYTECYGAPVIGEYGKWLGMVIVIHDITELKRLEKVRQDFVANVSHELKTPVTSIKGFTETLLYGAYQKEETLLEFLEIIKLESDRLQLLIDDLLDLSKMEQQAFVLSKAPVSIDMLFQRALQITSQASAAKDIHPVIEEGQHLLVKGDENRLLQVVVNLVSNAITYSSSHTAIALSSYREGQFGVLVIRDEGIGISSDELSRIFERFYRVDKARSRNSGGTGLGLAIVKHLVEAHQGKIEVESEVGKGTTFRVFIPIATI
- a CDS encoding carboxylate--amine ligase, translating into MQQKFLPVIIGTDMNAYNMAISFHEEYGVHSVLVGKEEMSFTSLSSIPLAIEYDKNLWNKEAFVSILEKVAIKYEQQDVKLLLIGTNDFYVRLIIEHQEELRQWYVFNYMSEELMNNLLVKKNFYRLCDEHGLDTPETYFYSCKEQGIFDKEVQFPLIIKPSNGVEYYKNKFPGQQKVYRVESKQELQKVLDQVNASGYQEDMILQDFIPGDDTFMWDSVFYMNSKGKAELGTLAQVVLQEHTVTAIGNYTALVTRYDEELLKKLQHFLEAVGYQGFANFDLKYDARDGKYKVFEVNIRQGRSSYYTTACGHNMAKYFVDDVILGQEKNLTYLNTEYLFTVVPKIVLKQFVDNHAINEECRKLIRQGKWGNPMFYKGDTNVKRKFYLIARQFNYYRKYKNNQWES
- the hflK gene encoding FtsH protease activity modulator HflK produces the protein MTTKRLLTIIGVSIAGLLVLIAVATSWYTVDESEQAIVITFGDAGDPITEPGLKFKMPWPIQKVEKLSKETFSLQFGYQQSADGEIVSYDDETKMITGDDNIVLADLVVQWRITSPRDYLFNSEDPRELLHSATSASIRSVIGSSRIDDALTSGKAEIEAATRDLLADLVTKYDIGITVLSVNLQDVELPNEEVRQAFTAVRDAEEQKNIKVNQAGRYENQRFGEANGEKDAIISNATGEKIARIEQARGDVALFNELYAEYAQNEQITRDRLVLETLEAVLPNAQLYIMNDDSGTMTYLPLAGPRASAPVVSEGTDNE